The following nucleotide sequence is from Siphonobacter curvatus.
TTTTGCCTTTGGTCTGATCTTCTTCAAGCTTCGCATGTACCTGGAATTGTCTCCCCGAGATTTTCTGTGGTCCATGCTGATTGGTTTGTTCTGCGGTTACATCGGCTGGGAGCTGGCTCGCTGGGTGGTCCGGTTTATCCAAAAACTCTATCCCGGCCTGCCAAATACGCGTCGTCGGTTAGGGCGACTCCTGTTTGTCATTATTCTGCTGGCCAATTTCAATACGTTTCTACGCTCGGGAGTCAACCAGCTGCTTAATCCTGGACTATGGCTGTATGATCTCTATGATTACTTCGAAACCGTTGGCATTCAGGTCGTTTATGTCTGCGTCTACGTGAGTATTTACGAGGGAAGTTACCTGATTCAGCAGTGGAAACAAACGTATCAGGAAAAAGAACAACTTATGCGAGCCGAATGGCAGGCCCGTTTTGATTCGCTCAAAAGTCAGGTTAATCCGCACTTTCTGTTTAATGCCCTCAATGCTTTATCTTCCTTAATCGAAGAATCGCCTCAACTGGCGGGTCGCTTTGTGGATGAACTTTCCAAAGTATACCGTTACTTGCTATACGCTAACGATCGCGAACTGACTACGCTGGAAACGGAATTACGTTTCATTGAATCGTACGTGCATTTGTTACAAACGCGGCACGGAAAAGGCATTCAGGTACACCTATCCGTCCCCCCCGAATATCTGCACTACACGCTTCCGCCGCTAACCTTACAATTACTGGTTGAAAACGCGGTCAAACACAATATCGTACGGACCAGTCAGCCCCTAACGATCGATATTTCTACCGCTTTTACCCAGCCCACTGAAGTACAATTATGGGTACGCAATAACCTACAGCGGAAAACGAAAGCGGTGGTAAGCAATGGCGTAGGGCTGAATAATATCGCGGCGAAGTACCGGATGCTGACGCAGTCGGACATTATCATTCGGGAAGAAGCAGACCATTTCACGGTTGTATTACCCTTACTGTCGCACCTGAATTAAGGCAAGTCATGACTTCGTATCAAATCAAACCGACGGACGAGTTACGGGAGAGCGTGGATTGCATCTGGTACGAGGAAAGCCCACACGTGCACCTGCGGACGCAAACGGTTGCCTTTCCGTATCAGGAGTTACTCATCAATTACGGCGATTCTTTTCGGAATACCGGAGCCTTTCCCTACGCTTATACCGCCGCAGGGTCCGTACTGGGTTTGTCTCCGGCACCCTTATATACAACCGTCCAGGGAAGGTATCAGGCCATCGGAGTGTTGCTTAAACCCGGAGGGCTGTACCGATTATTCGGTTTTACGCCCGAAAAGCCAGATACGTTCCGGCAGTTATTCGGGCCACAAACCACCCGATTTCTCCAAAACCTGCAAGAACATGGCCAGGGAGCCGAAAAAGTCCAGTATCTGCAAAGCATTCTTCGGGAATACAGTCGGCCTCGTCCGCTACCAACCGCCGTACGGGGCTTACTAATGGAGCTGGAATCCACTCCCGAAGGGCGGATTCAGCCGTACGTACGTTCACTGGAACAATCGCATAAAACCTTCATCCGGAACTTCGTTTCGGTATTGGGCCTTACGCCTAAGAAGTACCTGCAAATGGTACAAATCAATCAGGCCGTACGTCGGATCATTACGTATCCTGAACAACCCTTAACCGAAGTGGGCTACGAATCGGGTTTCTATGATCAGGCCCATTTCATCCGGACGTTTCAAGCGTTGGCGGGGATGACGCCCGGTGCGTACCGTCGGGCCGTACGGGAACAGCGGGTGACTCGGGACGTTCCCAATACCGTTTATCTGTAAGTTCGTGCGGGTAAATTTTATACAATTTTTGCGGGAGAAATGGATTCACTTTTGCGGAACAAATCCTTTCGCATGAGAAAAATAACCTTGTACATCGCTATGAGTCTGGACGGATTCGTGGCCGGAACCCAGGATGAATTAGACTGGCTCATTCAATTTCCCAATCCCGAACAAACGGATTACGGCTACGCGGCTTTCCTGGAAACCATTGACACCATCCTGATGGGGTATCGAACTTACGAAGTCGTACTGGGCCTGGAAGAAACCTTTCCGTACGCAAATCTGACGAACTACGTCTTTACCCGTTCGACCAGCCGTGGCCAGGCTCCGTATGTAAGCTTCGTTACGGAAGACTGGCGGACTTTTGTAGAGAACTTAAAACAGCAACCCGGCAAGGGCATCTGGCTGATTGGGGGTGGGCAACTCAACGCGGCTTTTCTGAACGAAAAACTCATCGATGAACTGATCGTTCATGTCATGCCCGTCGTCCTGGGTTCGGGGATTTCGCTGTTTGAAGGACTAACGAAAGAACACACACTTCAGCTTACGAGTACCAAAAGCTACCACAACGGGGTACTGGAATTGCGGTATCACTTGTAAAATTGAAACCTCGTTTGGCCGTTTAGCGGGGTGAACTACTGATAAAAGCCGAACTTATGACGCTCCAATCACCTCACTTGCCATCAGTTGTTGTTCCAACGGATGCATGAATTGGGTCATCTCATTCCGCTTCAAATTCGGACGAATCCACTCTTTCTCCAGGGCTGGATTCACTACAAAAGGCATTCGCTTTTTGGTATTGTGGATGTATTCCATCAGCTCATTGGCGGGCGTTGTGATGATGGTAAACGTTGGAATTTGGGTACCCGTCTGCCGGTTTTGCCAATGGCTGTACAAACCACCCAAGGCAAACAGCGGCGTATCGTTCAAATGAATGTAGTAAGGAATTTTAGTAGCACCCTGATGCCGCCATTCGTAAAATCCCGATACGAGTACGAGGCAGCGTTGCTGTACCGAACCTTTAAAACTCGGCTTTTCGTACAACGTTTCCGATTTGGCATTCAGGGTCATTTTGGCTAGTTCCGAGGCTTTTTCGGGGCTAGCCCAATTGGGAATCAATCCCCAGCGGAATAACTGAATTTTATCGGGATCCTCCTGCGTAATGACGGGCAAATAGGGCATGGCAAAGCCATTTACCTTGTCCTGAGGCTCGTAACCTTCCGTCTCCAGCGGCTCGGCTTCAAACCGATCCTGAAGTTCTTGCATGGTAGCCTGAGCTTTCACATAAAAACACATAAGCGTAGCGTTGTTTTCTAAGTGGCTGTTAGAATGACTGATAATCAGGGTGATATGCCTAATGAATGGGCGTAAACGAGTACTTTTTTTAACAATTCCGGCGAAATTAAAATTCCTTATCTGAACGTCAAACCAAAGGAACGTTGCGGGTATGGGCAAATCTTACCATATTTGATTCCCGAATACAACAAGGAGTTAAGAATGTCCCGCCAGGCATCCTTTGGGATATTTTAAATGGTAATTTATTACCCGATTCAACCCTGACCTGTATAGGTTAGGGTTTTTTCGTTGGCTATAGCGTGAAAGGTGTAGCGATACAAACGCTTGTTTTTCGCCTATCAGGGTTATAAAAAGCAATTCATGGAGGGAAAGAAACGCATAGTTACAGACGTCTCCATGAGCTTTACCCTGGGTTTGGGGGTGACGCAAATTCTACGTACCTTGGTTTTGTTTTTCTCTTTTTTATCACCTTTGCCAGACTATACGATTAAACTTCAATCACGGCCCTTCCCTGGGCCGGGCTATTGCTGGAAAATCAGTCGCCTTTTGCAATGACCAAGGTAGTAAGCGATACCCGAACTACGCACAAAAGTATCTATCCGAAACGAAGCATTCTGAGTTATTTTGCGAACGTCGGTAACGCCATCATTCCCGAATTAAGTAAAGAATTAGCCATCAGTATTCCCAAGGTGACCTCAACCGTCAATGAGCTGATTCAGGAAGGATTAATTCAGGATTACGGTAAAATTGATTCCACGGGCGGTCGTAAGCCCAATTTATACGGGGTAGTTGCCGATTCCGCTTTTTTTATTGGCGTGGATGTCAAACATACCCACATCAACATTGGGCTGCTCGACTTGCAGAAAAACCTGCTGAAAGTAACCGAAAATTTGCCGTATACGCTCGACAATACTACCGAATCGCTGGATACGCTTTGTGAATTAATTACCGGTTTCATTGCAGGGTTAACGATTCCGAAAACCAAAATTCTGGGTATCGGTATCAATCTTTCC
It contains:
- a CDS encoding sensor histidine kinase, translated to MSFLTSRNLRLRLLGPIGLFAFGLIFFKLRMYLELSPRDFLWSMLIGLFCGYIGWELARWVVRFIQKLYPGLPNTRRRLGRLLFVIILLANFNTFLRSGVNQLLNPGLWLYDLYDYFETVGIQVVYVCVYVSIYEGSYLIQQWKQTYQEKEQLMRAEWQARFDSLKSQVNPHFLFNALNALSSLIEESPQLAGRFVDELSKVYRYLLYANDRELTTLETELRFIESYVHLLQTRHGKGIQVHLSVPPEYLHYTLPPLTLQLLVENAVKHNIVRTSQPLTIDISTAFTQPTEVQLWVRNNLQRKTKAVVSNGVGLNNIAAKYRMLTQSDIIIREEADHFTVVLPLLSHLN
- a CDS encoding helix-turn-helix domain-containing protein, with the translated sequence MTSYQIKPTDELRESVDCIWYEESPHVHLRTQTVAFPYQELLINYGDSFRNTGAFPYAYTAAGSVLGLSPAPLYTTVQGRYQAIGVLLKPGGLYRLFGFTPEKPDTFRQLFGPQTTRFLQNLQEHGQGAEKVQYLQSILREYSRPRPLPTAVRGLLMELESTPEGRIQPYVRSLEQSHKTFIRNFVSVLGLTPKKYLQMVQINQAVRRIITYPEQPLTEVGYESGFYDQAHFIRTFQALAGMTPGAYRRAVREQRVTRDVPNTVYL
- a CDS encoding dihydrofolate reductase family protein; this translates as MRKITLYIAMSLDGFVAGTQDELDWLIQFPNPEQTDYGYAAFLETIDTILMGYRTYEVVLGLEETFPYANLTNYVFTRSTSRGQAPYVSFVTEDWRTFVENLKQQPGKGIWLIGGGQLNAAFLNEKLIDELIVHVMPVVLGSGISLFEGLTKEHTLQLTSTKSYHNGVLELRYHL
- a CDS encoding SOS response-associated peptidase, translated to MCFYVKAQATMQELQDRFEAEPLETEGYEPQDKVNGFAMPYLPVITQEDPDKIQLFRWGLIPNWASPEKASELAKMTLNAKSETLYEKPSFKGSVQQRCLVLVSGFYEWRHQGATKIPYYIHLNDTPLFALGGLYSHWQNRQTGTQIPTFTIITTPANELMEYIHNTKKRMPFVVNPALEKEWIRPNLKRNEMTQFMHPLEQQLMASEVIGAS